The Punica granatum isolate Tunisia-2019 chromosome 4, ASM765513v2, whole genome shotgun sequence genome has a window encoding:
- the LOC116204508 gene encoding probable methyltransferase PMT21 isoform X1, translating into MKHKDGKPGNQPEKNTRVVPMTILLILLCGFSFYLGGIFCSEKNLDLRNLYNVAKAVPAPKESAVSPLQIKSVSFPECSIEYQDYTPCTDPQRWKKYGTHRLTFMERHCPPVYERKECLVPPPDGYKPPIRWPKSRDECWYRNVPYDWINKQKSNQNWLRKQGEKFLFPGGGTMFPNGVSAYVDLMQDLIPEMKDGTVRTAIDTGCGVASWGGDLLDRGILTVSLAPRDNHQAQVQFALERGIPAILGIISTQRLPFPSNSFDMAHCSRCLIPWTEFGGIYLLEINRILRPGGFWVLSGPPVNYQRRWRGWNTTIEEQKSDYENLQKLLTSMCFRLYNKKGDIAVWQKTSNSSCYSKLSKPNMYPSKCDDSLEPNSAWYTPLRPCVVVPSPKLKNSALKSIAKWPERLHVPPERLSEIFGGSASTFKHDDSKWMIRAKHYKKLLPALGTNKIRNVMDMNTVYGGFAAAVIEDPIWVMNVVSSYGANTLSVVYDRGLIGTYHDWCEAFSTYPRTYDLLHLDGLFTAESHRCDMKFVLLEMDRILRPNGYAIIRESSYFVDAIASVAKGMRWGCRKEDTEYSVEKEKILVCQKKLWYSSSLSQSLS; encoded by the exons ATGAAGCATAAGGATGGAAAACCCGGGAACCAACCAGAAAAGAATACCCGGGTTGTTCCCATGACGATATTGCTCATTCTGCTCTGTGGCTTTTCATTCTACCTTGGGGGTATCTTCTGTTCTGAGAAGAACTTAGACCTCAGAAATCTCTACAATGTAGCAAAAGCTGTCCCTGCTCCGAAAGAATCAGCAGTTTCTCCACTTCAGATTAAGTCGGTGTCATTTCCTGAATGCAGCATCGAGTACCAAGACTACACTCCCTGCACGGATCCGCAG AGATGGAAGAAGTACGGCACACACCGGCTCACTTTCATGGAGCGCCACTGCCCGCCAGTTTATGAAAGAAAGGAATGTTTGGTCCCACCACCTGATGGGTACAAACCACCCATCAGATGGCCAAAGAGCAGGGACGAGTGCTGGTACAG AAATGTGCCATATGATTGGATCAACAAGCAGAAATCTAATCAGAACTGGCTGAGGAAGCAGGGCGAGAAGTTTCTTTTCCCCGGTGGGGGTACTATGTTTCCTAATGGTGTCAGTGCCTATGTTGACTTAATGCAAGATTTGATTCCGGAAATGAAAGACGGGACTGTTCGAACTGCCATCGACACAGGGTGTGGG GTTGCAAGTTGGGGAGGTGATCTGTTAGATCGAGGAATTTTAACGGTTTCTCTTGCTCCAAGAGATAATCACCAAGCCCAAGTCCAGTTTGCATTGGAACGAGGGATTCCTGCAATTCTTGGCATCATTTCTACTCAACGCCTTCCTTTCCCGTCAAACTCATTTGATATGGCTCATTGCTCAAGATGCCTTATCCCATGGACTGAATTTG GTGGAATATATCTTCTTGAGATAAACCGTATTCTTCGGCCTGGGGGATTCTGGGTGCTCTCTGGGCCGCCCGTGAACTATCAACGTCGATGGCGAGGGTGGAACACGACCATTGAGGAGCAGAAATCCGACTACGAGAACCTCCAAAAACTCCTCACTTCGATGTGCTTCAGACTCTACAACAAAAAGGGTGATATCGCTGTGTGGCAGAAGACCTCGAACTCGAGCTGCTACAGCAAGCTCTCAAAGCCCAACATGTATCCTTCAAAATGTGATGATAGCCTTGAGCCGAACTCAGCCTGGTATACTCCACTCAGGCCCTGCGTGGTAGTGCCCAGCCCGAAGCTCAAGAATTCGGCCCTGAAGTCAATCGCGAAGTGGCCCGAGAGACTGCATGTCCCACCAGAGAGGCTCTCAGAAATTTTTGGTGGCAGTGCCAGCACGTTCAAGCACGATGATAGCAAGTGGATGATAAGGGCGAAGCATTACAAGAAATTGTTGCCTGCGCTTGGGACCAATAAGATACGGAACGTGATGGACATGAATACGGTCTACGGAGGGTTTGCAGCAGCTGTGATTGAGGATCCAATTTGGGTCATGAATGTCGTCTCTTCATATGGTGCCAATACACTGTCTGTGGTCTATGACCGTGGACTGATCGGGACTTACCATGACTG GTGTGAGGCTTTCTCGACGTATCCTCGGACATATGACCTTCTGCACCTTGATGGTCTGTTTACTGCTGAGAGCCACAG ATGTGACATGAAGTTTGTCCTCCTGGAGATGGACCGAATCCTCCGTCCTAACGGGTATGCCATTATTCGAGAATCGAGCTACTTCGTGGATGCTATTGCTTCCGTTGCAAAGGGCATGAGATGGGGCTGCCGTAAAGAAGACACTGAATATTCtgtggagaaggagaagattcTGGTTTGCCAGAAGAAACTCTGGTACTCCTCTTCTTTGAGTCAGAGCTTAAGTTAG
- the LOC116204508 gene encoding probable methyltransferase PMT20 isoform X2, translated as MKHKDGKPGNQPEKNTRVVPMTILLILLCGFSFYLGGIFCSEKNLDLRNLYNVAKAVPAPKESAVSPLQIKSVSFPECSIEYQDYTPCTDPQRWKKYGTHRLTFMERHCPPVYERKECLVPPPDGYKPPIRWPKSRDECWYRNVPYDWINKQKSNQNWLRKQGEKFLFPGGGTMFPNGVSAYVDLMQDLIPEMKDGTVRTAIDTGCGVASWGGDLLDRGILTVSLAPRDNHQAQVQFALERGIPAILGIISTQRLPFPSNSFDMAHCSRCLIPWTEFGGIYLLEINRILRPGGFWVLSGPPVNYQRRWRGWNTTIEEQKSDYENLQKLLTSMCFRLYNKKGDIAVWQKTSNSSCYSKLSKPNMYPSKCDDSLEPNSAWYTPLRPCVVVPSPKLKNSALKSIAKWPERLHVPPERLSEIFGGSASTFKHDDSKWMIRAKHYKKLLPALGTNKIRNVMDMNTVYGGFAAAVIEDPIWVMNVVSSYGANTLSVVYDRGLIGTYHDW; from the exons ATGAAGCATAAGGATGGAAAACCCGGGAACCAACCAGAAAAGAATACCCGGGTTGTTCCCATGACGATATTGCTCATTCTGCTCTGTGGCTTTTCATTCTACCTTGGGGGTATCTTCTGTTCTGAGAAGAACTTAGACCTCAGAAATCTCTACAATGTAGCAAAAGCTGTCCCTGCTCCGAAAGAATCAGCAGTTTCTCCACTTCAGATTAAGTCGGTGTCATTTCCTGAATGCAGCATCGAGTACCAAGACTACACTCCCTGCACGGATCCGCAG AGATGGAAGAAGTACGGCACACACCGGCTCACTTTCATGGAGCGCCACTGCCCGCCAGTTTATGAAAGAAAGGAATGTTTGGTCCCACCACCTGATGGGTACAAACCACCCATCAGATGGCCAAAGAGCAGGGACGAGTGCTGGTACAG AAATGTGCCATATGATTGGATCAACAAGCAGAAATCTAATCAGAACTGGCTGAGGAAGCAGGGCGAGAAGTTTCTTTTCCCCGGTGGGGGTACTATGTTTCCTAATGGTGTCAGTGCCTATGTTGACTTAATGCAAGATTTGATTCCGGAAATGAAAGACGGGACTGTTCGAACTGCCATCGACACAGGGTGTGGG GTTGCAAGTTGGGGAGGTGATCTGTTAGATCGAGGAATTTTAACGGTTTCTCTTGCTCCAAGAGATAATCACCAAGCCCAAGTCCAGTTTGCATTGGAACGAGGGATTCCTGCAATTCTTGGCATCATTTCTACTCAACGCCTTCCTTTCCCGTCAAACTCATTTGATATGGCTCATTGCTCAAGATGCCTTATCCCATGGACTGAATTTG GTGGAATATATCTTCTTGAGATAAACCGTATTCTTCGGCCTGGGGGATTCTGGGTGCTCTCTGGGCCGCCCGTGAACTATCAACGTCGATGGCGAGGGTGGAACACGACCATTGAGGAGCAGAAATCCGACTACGAGAACCTCCAAAAACTCCTCACTTCGATGTGCTTCAGACTCTACAACAAAAAGGGTGATATCGCTGTGTGGCAGAAGACCTCGAACTCGAGCTGCTACAGCAAGCTCTCAAAGCCCAACATGTATCCTTCAAAATGTGATGATAGCCTTGAGCCGAACTCAGCCTGGTATACTCCACTCAGGCCCTGCGTGGTAGTGCCCAGCCCGAAGCTCAAGAATTCGGCCCTGAAGTCAATCGCGAAGTGGCCCGAGAGACTGCATGTCCCACCAGAGAGGCTCTCAGAAATTTTTGGTGGCAGTGCCAGCACGTTCAAGCACGATGATAGCAAGTGGATGATAAGGGCGAAGCATTACAAGAAATTGTTGCCTGCGCTTGGGACCAATAAGATACGGAACGTGATGGACATGAATACGGTCTACGGAGGGTTTGCAGCAGCTGTGATTGAGGATCCAATTTGGGTCATGAATGTCGTCTCTTCATATGGTGCCAATACACTGTCTGTGGTCTATGACCGTGGACTGATCGGGACTTACCATGACTGgtaa
- the LOC116206314 gene encoding 60S ribosomal protein L13-2-like, protein MVKHNNVVPSGHFRKHWQNYVKTWFNQPARKVRRRLARQKKAVKIFPRPTEGPLRPIVHGQTLKYNMKVRAGRGFSLEELKAAGIPKKLAPTIGIAVDHRRKNRSLESLQANVQRLKTYKAKLVVFPRRPRKFKAGDSTAEELASATQVQGPFLPIVREKPAVELVKVTDEMKSFNAYAKLRVERTNKRHYGARLKRAAEAEKEDKK, encoded by the exons ATGGTGAAGCACAACAACGTTGTGCCTAGTGGGCACTTCAGGAAGCACTGGCAGAACTATGTCAAGACCTGGTTCAACCAGCCCGCTCGTAAAGTTAGGAGACGCCTGG CTAGGCAAAAGAAGGCTGTGAAGATTTTCCCTAGGCCTACTGAGGGACCGCTTAGACCGATTGTTCATGGTCAGACCCTCAAGTATAACATGAAAGTCAGGGCTGGAAGAGGATTCTCTCTTGAGGAGCTGAAG GCTGCTGGTATTCCCAAGAAACTGGCTCCGACTATTGGAATCGCAGTGGACCACCGCCGCAAGAACAGATCCCTGGAGAGTCTCCAGGCCAATGTGCAGAGGCTGAAGACCTACAAGGCTAAGTTGGTTGTCTTCCCGAGACGCCCAAGGAAGTTCAAG GCTGGTGATTCTACTGCCGAGGAACTTGCCAGCGCCACTCAGGTGCAAGGCCCTTTCCTGCCTATTGTCAGGGAGAAGCCTGCTGTTGAGCTCGTCAAGGTCACGGACGAGATGAAATCGTTCAATGCCTACGCCAAGCTCCGTGTGGAGCGCACAAACAAGCGCCACTATGGTGCCAGGTTGAAGAGGGCGGCCGAGGCTGAGAAAGAGGACAAGAAGTAA